A single genomic interval of Labrus mixtus chromosome 6, fLabMix1.1, whole genome shotgun sequence harbors:
- the LOC132975229 gene encoding neuropeptide Y receptor type 1-like — protein sequence MSLSGNASWSSASSTALPPPFNTSAATHSLPREEGAARHEPVQEWLENKTQLLSDLAVFGHDELCHMSPFLTVCLVIWYSVTMVLGIVGNIGLICIITRHIEKVNVTSIFICNLSFSDILVCVFCLPFTVIYTLMDHWVFGSLLCRLVPFIQCVSVTVSVLSLVFIALERHQLIINPSGWKPSIPQAYIVILFIWILAGLTSSPFLAFQLLTNEPYTNVVNPPSPLHHLSSPGAHLNTSPPPPVSYTFKNSSTQHTVFSYVAASPHMEACLEHWPSQQHRLAYTTWLLLFQYCGPLLLVLLCYVRVFVRLRHRKDMLDRARTPENQHMTHSRRITIMLVALVTAFALCWLPLTIFNVVSDWNQEALPVCHHNLLFSLCHLLAMSSTCINPIIYGFLNSNFKQEVSEILLHCRCRHLEEECERLPMSTVHMEMSRTSVPLSSRSNSV from the coding sequence ATGTCCTTGAGTGGCAACGCGAGCTGGTCTTCTGCATCGTCGACGGCTCTTCCTCCGCCCTTCAACACCTCCGCCGCGACGCACTCCCTGCCACGGGAGGAGGGGGCGGCCCGTCACGAGCCCGTGCAGGAATGGCTGGAGAATAAGACCCAGCTCCTCTCAGACCTTGCTGTTTTCGGGCACGATGAGCTGTGCCACATGTCTCCCTTCCTCACGGTGTGCTTGGTCATTTGGTACAGCGTCACGATGGTGCTGGGGATTGTCGGGAACATCGGCCTTATTTGCATCATCACCCGTCACATAGAGAAAGTCAACGTCACCAGCATTTTCATCTGCAACCTGTCGTTCTCTGACATCCTGGTGTGCGTCTTCTGCCTCCCTTTCACTGTCATATACACACTCATGGATCATTGGGTGTTTGGGTCCCTGCTGTGCCGTCTGGTGCCGTTCAtccagtgtgtttctgtgactgtgtcagtgttgtctttggttttcATTGCTCTAGAGAGACACCAGCTGATAATTAACCCCTCCGGATGGAAGCCAAGCATCCCTCAAGCCtatattgtgatattgtttaTTTGGATTCTTGCTGGACTCACCTCGTCGCCTTTCTTGGCCTTTCAGCTCCTCACAAACGAGCCCTACACCAACGTAGTCAATCCCCCGTCTCCTCTGCATCACCTGTCCTCTCCTGGGGCTCATCTCAATACGTCTCCACCTCCACCTGTTTCCTACACTTTCAAAAACTCATCCACTCAACACACCGTCTTCTCTTACGTCGCGGCCTCTCCACACATGGAGGCCTGTTTAGAGCACTGGCCGTCCCAGCAGCACAGGCTCGCGTACACCACATGGCTCCTGCTGTTCCAGTACTGTGGTCCACTCTTGCTGGTGCTGCTTTGTTACGTCAGAGTTTTTGTGCGGTTACGCCACCGCAAAGACATGCTGGACCGTGCCAGGACCCCGGAGAATCAGCACATGACCCACAGCCGCAGAATCACCATCATGCTGGTCGCCCTTGTCACGGCCTTCGCTCTCTGCTGGCTGCCGCTCACCATCTTCAACGTGGTGTCAGACTGGAACCAGGAGGCTCTGCCAGTCTGCCACCACAACCTACTGTTCTCCCTATGCCACCTGCTGGCCATGTCCTCCACCTGCATCAACCCCATCATCTACGGCTTCCTCAACTCCAACTTCAAGCAGGAGGTGAGCGAGATACTGCTCCACTGCCGCTGCCGACACCTagaggaggagtgtgagaggTTACCCATGTCCACCGTGCACATGGAAATGTCTCGAACATCTGTGCctctgagcagcaggagcaactctGTTTGA
- the LOC132975230 gene encoding sphingomyelin synthase-related protein 1-like, whose translation MAQSEDRVSAWSCKQVAQWLQEEGFGEYVELLCTQHRLDGLTLLALTEADLRGPPLGLSVLGDIKRLTIALRRLQRQNQNQLEELGLRPTDTLPPVDSGGLEWRCDRAERRFNAGDRSCNGTELRLRNGHSSGYNSEDALCHTHSNGRCRQHRVLSMSGRLDPEVWKTVVSAFYVFFVFGFTSFVMVIVHERVPDTRTYPPLPDIFLDSVPRIPWAFAMAEACGLILCYMFLLILLLHKHRSILLRRLCSLMGTVFLLRCCTMFVTSLSVPGQHLKCASKTYGDTLGKIQRALAIWSGFGMTLTGVQTCGDYMFSGHTVVITLLNFFVTEYTPRTWNMIHTISWVLNLFGIFFILAAHEHYSIDVFIAFYITTRLFLYYHTLANTRAYQHSRRARIWFPMFSFFECNVNGPVPNQYHWPFNKPAFMKTLIG comes from the exons ATGGCCCAGTCGGAGGACAGAGTGAGCGCATGGAGCTGTAAGCAGGTGGCTCAGTGGCTGCAGGAGGAAGGATTCGGGGAGTATGTCGAGTTATTGTGCACCCAGCACCGCCTGGACGGCCTCACTCTGCTGGCTCTGACTGAGGCCGACCTGCGAGGACCCCCGCTGGGCCTCTCTGTGCTGGGAGACATCAAGAGGCTGACCATCGCCCTGCGCCGGCTCCAGAGGCAGAACCAGaaccagctggaggagctgggtCTCCGGCCTACAGACACGCTCCCTCCCGTGGACTCCGGAGGCCTCGAGTGGCGGTGCGATCGAGCTGAGAGGAGGTTCAACGCAGGAGATCGCTCGTGTAACGGGACCGAGCTGAGATTGAGGAATGGACACAGTTCTGGATACAATTCAGAAGACGCACTTtgtcacacacactccaacGGACGGTGTCGGCAGCACCGGGTCCTGTCGATGTCAGGTCGATTGGACCCGGAGGTGTGGAAAACGGTCGTCAGTGCCTTTTACGTGTTCTTTGTGTTTGGTTTCACGTCTTTTGTCATGGTCATCGTGCACGAGCGAGTCCCGGACACAAGGACGTACCCACCGCTGCCTGACATATTCCTGGACAG TGTTCCCAGAATCCCCTGGGCTTTTGCCATGGCTGAAGCTTGTGGTCTCATcttgtgttacatgtttctgttgatcctcctcctccacaaacACAG GTCGATTCTCCTCAGACGGTTGTGCTCTTTAATGGGAACCGTTTTTCTGCTCCGTTGCTGCACCATGTTTGTCACCTCGCTCTCGGTGCCTGGGCAGCACCTGAAATGTGCCAGCAAG ACGTACGGTGACACTTTGGGGAAGATTCAGAGGGCGCTGGCGATTTGGAGCGGCTTTGGAATGACTCTGACGGGTGTCCAGACATGTGGAGATTACATGTTCAGTGGACACACTGTTGTCATCACGCTGCTCAACTTCTTTGTAACTGAAT ACACTCCACGGACCTGGAATATGATCCACACCATCTCCTGGGTGTTAAACCTGTTTGGGATCTTCTTCATCCTGGCTGCTCACGAGCACTACTCCATCGACGTGTTCATCGCCTTCTACATCACCACCCGCCTCTTCCTCTACTACCACACCTTAGCCAACACTCGGGCCTACCAGCACAGCCGCAGAGCTCGCATCTGGTTCCCGATGTTCTCCTTCTTTGAGTGCAATGTGAACGGACCGGTCCCCAACCAGTACCACTGGCCCTTCAACAAACCGGCCTTCATGAAAACTCTCATTGGGTAG